The sequence ATGTGATGTTGATATTGTAATTCCTCTTTCTCTTTCTTCTGGTGCTTTGTCTATATTTGCATAGTCAATGAATTCACCTGTGCCGTATCTTTTGCTTAGTACTGCTGTTATTGCAGCTGTTAATGTTGTTTTACCGTGGTCAACGTGTCCTATTGTTCCAATATTTACGTGTGGCTTATTTCTTTCAAATTTTGCTTTTGCCATTTTCTTTATTCCTCCCTACTAAACAAGATTATATTTTAGACATAAGCAGCTTGCACGAAATCAAAGATTTCGACAATTTGCTTATGCTATAGTTATAAAATACAAAACATTATTTATTTATAATTTTCTCAGCTAAATTATTTGGAACTGCTTCATAATGGTCAAACTGCATTGTATATGTTCCACGACCTTGAGTTTTTGAACGAAGATCAGTTGCGTATCCAAACATTTCTGCTAGGGGCACAAATCCTCTTACAACTTGTAGACCATTTCTTGATTCCATACCTTCGATTCTACCTCTTCTTGAGTTAAGGTCACCAATTACGTCTCCCATATACTCTTCTGGCATTACAACTTCAACCTTCATATATGGTTCAAGTATTACAGGATTTGCTTTTTTCATACCATCTTTAAATGCCATCGAACCTGCAATCTTAAATGCCATTTCTGATGAGTCAACCTCATGGTATGATCCATCATATAGAGTTACTCTAAAGTCAAGAACCTCATATCCAGCAAGCACACCGTTTTGCATAGCTTCTTGAATACCATTGTCTACAGCTGGTATATACTCTTTTGGAATAGCTCCCCCAACAATTTTATTGACAAACTCATAGCCTTCTCCTGGTTGTCTTGGTTCCATCTTAATTTTTACGTGTCCATATTGTCCACGTCCACCAGATTGTCTTGCATATTTAGCTTCTACTTCAACCTCTTTAGTTATAGTCTCTTTATATGCAACCTGTGGGCTACCTACATTAGCTTCTACTTTAAATTCTCTAAGAAGTCTGTCAACAATAATTTCTAAGTGCAACTCACCCATTCCTGCTATTATTGTTTGACCAGTTTCTTGGTCAGTATAAGCTTTAAATGTTGGATCTTCCTCTGCTAATTTAGCTAAAGCTACTCCCATCTTGTCTTGGCTGGCTTTAGATTTAGGCTCTATAGCAACTCTAATAACTGGCTCTGGGAATTCCATGGATTCAAGTATAATAGGATGACTTTCTGCACAGAGGGTATCTCCAGTTGCAGTATCTTTAAGCCCTACTGCCGCAGCAATATCTCCTGCATAAACCCTATCCAATTCTTCTCTCTTATTGGCATGCATTTGTAGTATACGGCCTATTCTTTCTTTTTTGTTTTTTGTTGAGTTTAATACATATGATCCTGATTCCAATATCCCAGAGTAAACTCTAAAAAAAGCAAGTTTACCTACATAAGGGTCTGCCATTATTTTAAATGCTAGAGCTGCAAAAGGCTCATCATCTGATGAAATTCTTTCTTCAACATCTTCTGAACCTGGTTTAACTCCTGTTATGTGTGGTACATCAATAGGAGCTGGCATGTAATCAACTACTGCATCTAGAAGTGGTTGAATACCTCTATTTCTATATGCTGAACCACATAAAACTGGAGTTACTTTACAAGCAATTGTAGCACTTCTTAAGGCTTTCTTTATTTCTTCAACACTTACCTCTTCACCTTCTAGGTATTTCATCATTAGCTCTTCATCTTCTTCTGCTACAGCTTCTACTAAAGCCTCTCTATATTCTTTTACTGTATCTAACATATCCGCTGGAACATCTATTATTTCATACTCTTTTCCAAGCTCATCCTTGTATATTCTTGCTTGCATATTGATTATGTCAATGATACCCTTGAAGTCACTTTCTGAACCTATTGGTATTTGTATAGGAACAGCATTAGCTTTTAATCTTTCCTTCATCATTTCAACTGCTCTAAAGAAATCTGCACCTGTAGTGTCCATTTTGTTTACAAAAGCCATACGTGGAACATGGTACTTGTCAGCTTGACGCCATACTGTTTCTGATTGTGGCTCCACACCGCCTTTTGCACAAAAAACTGCTACTGCGCCATCGAGAACACGAAGAGATCTTTCTACCTCAACGGTAAAATCAACGTGTCCTGGTGTATCTATTATATTTATCCTATGACCATTCCATTGAGCCGTAGTTGCTGCAGAAGTTATTGTGATTCCTCTTTCCTGTTCTTGCTCCATCCAATCCATCGTAGCGGAACCTTCGTGGGTTTCGCCTATTTTATGTGTTCTACCTGTATAGAATAGGATTCTTTCAGTAGTAGTTGTTTTTCCTGCATCTATGTGAGCCATAATACCAATATTTCGAGTT is a genomic window of Proteiniborus sp. DW1 containing:
- a CDS encoding GTP-binding protein, encoding MAKAKFERNKPHVNIGTIGHVDHGKTTLTAAITAVLSKRYGTGEFIDYANIDKAPEERERGITISTSH
- the fusA gene encoding elongation factor G; translation: MPREFSLEKTRNIGIMAHIDAGKTTTTERILFYTGRTHKIGETHEGSATMDWMEQEQERGITITSAATTAQWNGHRINIIDTPGHVDFTVEVERSLRVLDGAVAVFCAKGGVEPQSETVWRQADKYHVPRMAFVNKMDTTGADFFRAVEMMKERLKANAVPIQIPIGSESDFKGIIDIINMQARIYKDELGKEYEIIDVPADMLDTVKEYREALVEAVAEEDEELMMKYLEGEEVSVEEIKKALRSATIACKVTPVLCGSAYRNRGIQPLLDAVVDYMPAPIDVPHITGVKPGSEDVEERISSDDEPFAALAFKIMADPYVGKLAFFRVYSGILESGSYVLNSTKNKKERIGRILQMHANKREELDRVYAGDIAAAVGLKDTATGDTLCAESHPIILESMEFPEPVIRVAIEPKSKASQDKMGVALAKLAEEDPTFKAYTDQETGQTIIAGMGELHLEIIVDRLLREFKVEANVGSPQVAYKETITKEVEVEAKYARQSGGRGQYGHVKIKMEPRQPGEGYEFVNKIVGGAIPKEYIPAVDNGIQEAMQNGVLAGYEVLDFRVTLYDGSYHEVDSSEMAFKIAGSMAFKDGMKKANPVILEPYMKVEVVMPEEYMGDVIGDLNSRRGRIEGMESRNGLQVVRGFVPLAEMFGYATDLRSKTQGRGTYTMQFDHYEAVPNNLAEKIINK